TAACATCATCTTGTCGTAAAAGATATAATACATGCAGAGACTCTCGATAATCATGCCAGAGATAAACATCGACAGATCAGTTCACTTCATGGAAGGCACCCAGCGTGTGCTTGACGAAAACAGCACACTTGAGAAAACAAAAGATAAGCTCAAAAGCATAGGTGTAACCAGAATAGCCAGCATTACTGATCTGGACAGACTTGGCATACCTGTTTTTTCCGCAATAAGACCAAGTGCAGCAGAAGGTGCTATCTCCGTTTATTCCGGCAAAGGAAACACGGAGACACAGGCAAGGATATCATCCATGATGGAAGGTTTTGAGCGCTGCCTTGCTGAGAAAAGTGGCATTAATGAAAATGTGAAGGATGAAATAAAATCAATTCACCTGGTAGATAGTTACGATAATATCACCAAAGAAAATAATGCAGTAAACCCGCCAACTCTGCTCATATCTGAAAACTACAATCCAAAAGCATTAATTGAATGGGTACAGGGATGGGATCTTTTGAAAAATGAAGAGACCTTTGTTCCTGGTAATTCAGTATATCATCCTTACGAAGCACCTGGAAGAACGTTGAAGCTATTCAGAAGCAACACCAATGGACTTGCTGCAGGTAATACCGTTGAAGAAGCAATATTCCACGGATTGCTTGAAGTTATTGAAAGAGATGCACTCAGCATTGCAGAATTTAACAGAAACCCGGGAAAAGAAATTATCCTGACAGAAGAAGACGGAGAAAACTATGAGATTCTCCGCAAGTTCACAGACAATGAAGTTGATGTCAAACTCTGGGCTTTACCACATGACACCGAAATCACAACGGTTGTTGCAACTACAGATGATATAAGACTCAAAGATGCCGCACTTCTTGTAATGGGAGCAGGTGCACACCTTAATCCTGTAATTGCAGTAAGAAGAGCATTGACAGAAGCTGCACAGTCAAGAGTTGTGCAGATTCACGGCGCACGTGAGGACACCGAACGTGAAAAGTTTGTCAGGGAAATAGGATACGACAGGATAAAACGTATGAACATATACTGGTACGAGGACGGGGAAAAGACATCCACGTCCGAACTGAAAGACATGTCAAGAACCTCACCTGCTGAAAGCATTGATGTGATCATCGAACAGCTAAAGAAAGTGACTGATTCAGCAGTTGTCGTAGACCTCTCACGTGAAAGTGTTGCTGTTCCGGTTGTAAGAGTGGTCATTCCAACTTTTGAGATGTATACCCTTGACAGGGAACGTGTTGGAAAAAGAGCAAAGTCCAGTTCCAGAAAGAAAATGGCACCACAGGACAGACCCTGGAGGAAAGGACGAGGAAGATGAATAACAGATCAGAAGTCCTTGTATTTGCAGGTTCAAGTATCAGCCATGAAGATGCATCAAAAATACTTGATGTTACATACTGGCCACCGATATCCAGAGGAGACATTGGTAAAGCTGCCAGTGAAGGATACAAAATTATAGGTATAATAGACGGCATCTTCTTTAGCAGGGCAGCCGCAGCCCACAAAGAGATAATAAACGTAATGAGAGAAGGAGTTACCGTCATAGGTGGCTGCAGTATGGGAGCCCTGCGGGCATCAGAGCTTGACATTCATGGAATGGAAGGCGTGGGGACAATTTACGAGTGGTACAGGGACGGAGTTATCGAGGATGATGACGAGGTTGCTGTTGCCACAAACCCGGACACATTTGAAGCAGTATCAAGCCCGATGGTCAATATCAGGGAAACATTGAAAGCCGCAAGTTCAGCAGACATCATTGACGATGAAGAGTGCAGGCTTATAACTCAACTTGCAAAAAAGACCCATTACACAGAAAGAAGCTATTTTGGAATCTCAAGAACAGCAGAAAAAGAAGGAATAATATCAAAAGAAAAGGCTGAAAGCCTCCTTCAGTTCTGCAGAGAGAATGAACGTGACATCAAAAGAGAAGATGCCATTCTTGTTCTTGAAAAGATAAAAGAGATCATTTCGCAATAATCATTTTTGTGATGCTATTTTTGGCTTAAGGCCGTCATACAGGAAATGAAGTATATATACTGTAGACATTGCCAGAATTATCGTTGCGCCGGAAGGTGCATCGAAAAGATATGACAGATAGAGTCCTGCCAGACTGAAAAGTATCCCGAAAATGATTGAAAGGTACATCATTTTTCCAAGATTATTAGTATAGTGTCTGCTAAGTGATGCCGGCATTGTCAGAAGTGCAATGATCAGAATGATACCAACTACCTTGATCAGAAGTACTACTGTAAGTGCTATAAGGCAAAGAAGAAGCAGGTAAAGTTTCTCTGCGGACAGTCCTGACACCTTTGTGAATTCCTCATCAAAACAAAGTGCCATGAAATGTTTGTAATAAGCATAGACCATGAATATAATTACAACATCAAGTCCCAGCATGAGATATATATCGGACATAGGAACCGTAAGGATATTACCAAACAGATACGTCATAAGATCAGGAGCATAGCCAGGTGTCCAGTAAATAAGAATAATTCCTATAGCCATTCCAAGAGACCACAAAATTCCTATTGCTGTGTCCTCAGCCACTTTTGTACGTTTGCTCACAAGACCCATCACTATTGCAGAAAGCAAACTGAAAGGTATCAAGCCAAACAATGGATTGATACCGAGGAAATATCCGATACCAATACCACCAAATGATGCATGTGTGATGCCACCGCTAATAAATACGATTTTTTTCACAACAACATAGACACCGATAATGCCACAAGCAATACTGGCAAGAATAGCGGCCAGAATTGCATTCCTCATGAAGTCATACTGGAGTATTTCAAGCATATCGTTTTCACCTCAGTGCTCTTTCAGTACCCTGTGTGGCACACCATGTGCGATTAATTCTACAGGACACTGGTATGATACTTCCAGATCATGCGGACTGATTTCTTTATCATCGTGATAATGGAACTTCCTGTTCAAACAGCCTATCTTATCGACATAGATTGAGACTGCGCTGATATCGTGAGTCACCATTACAATAGCAATCTCTGATTTTAGCTTATTGAGAAGCTCATAGAACTCCTTTTGCATTCTGGAATCTATACCAGTGGACGGCTCATCCAGTATTAACAGTTTCGGTTTCGTAACAAGGGAGCGGGCAATGAAAACCCTCTGTTTCTGTCCACCAGAAAGCTCGCCTATTTGCCTGTCCTTAAAATCAAGCATGCCTACTTTTTTAAGAGCTTCAAGAGCTGCATTGCGGTCATCTTCATTATATCGCTGTAAAGGGCGTTTGTGGCTCAGACGACCCATGAGAACAACATCCCAGACCGTAATGGGAAAATCAAGATTGGAAGAATGATATTGAGGGACATAACCCACATCCTTTCTGGTTTTTGTGGGCCTGCCACCCAATAGAGTTACAGAACCTTTATCAGGTTTGATCAATCCAAGAATGACTTTTAGCAGAGTGCTTTTGCCTCCACCGTTTGGGCCGATGATAGCCAGGAAATCTCTGTCCTTTACTGTCAGGTTCACTGACTCAAGAACCTTAACACCATCATAATTTACCCATACATCCTTAAGATCGATCACATTTTCCATTTAAGCCAGTCCTTTTTCAAACGCTTCTGCTACTTTTGCAAGGTTATCTATATAATCCTTTGCCAGCGGATCGACTGCAACAACTTCTCCGCCAATCTCATTTGCTATAGCTTCAGCACTTACTGTACTAAAACCTGACTGCACGAAAATGACTTTGATACCTTTCTCGTTTGCCAGATCAATTACAGACTGCATATCCTTTACACTTGGCTCTTTGCCTTCTATCTCTACGGATACCTCTGTCAATCCATAATGATTGGCAAAATAACCCCATGCAGGATGATAGACCATAAAACTGCTACCTTCCTTACCTTCCAGCGTGTTCTGGATCTGCTCATCGAGTGTATTGAGCTCTGCGAGGTATGCATTTTTGTTTGCAAGATAGATTTCCTGATTATCAGGATCAATCTCCACAAGTCCCTGGTAAATGTTTTCCACCATTACTTCCACATTGTCAGGAGAGGTCCATATGTGAGGATCAGTACCGGCATTGTCATGCTCTTCTTCAGCCCCGTCAGCCTCTTCCTCACCTTCATGCTCATGAGCTTCCATTTCAAGAAGAGTAATGCCTTCAGAACAATCAACAATAAGCATATCAGGGTTCAAGTCTGCAAGCTTGCCCATCATGTTCTCTTCAACTGTGATACCGGAACCAACCATTGCATACATTTTTGCTTTACTGAGAGCTGTAAGCTGACTGGGTGTTGGCTCATAAGAGTGAGGATCTGCACCGGGAGGAACCATGACCACGACTTCTACGCTGTCACCTGCGATCTTTTCAACAAACTCCTGCTGGGGAAGAATGCTGATACCTACAACAACATTTCCAGAATTAGCATCAGAAGTACTTTGTTCATCTACGCACCCGGCTGTCAGAACGACACCAATTAAAACAAATGCAGCTAAGAGCATTTTCATAATTTTCATTTCAATACACCACCTATAAATGTAAATAAACTACAATCTTTGTATTCTATCCAATATGTTTGTATTAGTACCAAATATTTTGCAGATAAACCAACCTGTATAGTACAATAAAGAACTAAAACAGGAGAATTAATGCAAATTACATGAAGAGTGTTTTATCCTACCACAAACGCTTATAGTAGGATGTCCCATCGCACCGCAGATGATATCAATAGCCTCTTTTGAAACGAATGCTTCAAAACGAGATACTTCAGCACATGCATCCTCAGAAGAGAGACCATAATGACTTAGCATCAAACTCAGAATATTGTGCCTGTTCACAAAGAATTCTGCAAATTCCCTACCCATCTCAGTAAGACGCACGCCCCTATAAGGGACATGATCCACATAACCTGATCCTGAAAGGTCATTTATTGTCTTTGTAGTAGTAGAAGGATCAACATTCAGCTCTGTAGAAATATCCGTGGTCTTAACCAGATCCCCCTTCTTAAGAAGGAATTTTAGATACTCCACTTTTTTGGGAGATAACTCCAAACCTGTAATTTCCTGCATGCTATCCCATAATTAACAGGAGATATATATGCTTTTTGAATTTGAGTCAAAAATAGTGCTTATTTTTGGATATATACCAAATATCAATAAATACAAATCCGCAATTAATGCAAATCAACAATTAATGCTAATATCTTTAAAAAGGAAAATACGAAAAATGAATGAGATCTAGTTAAATGGCATGCTTTTGTAAGTGAAGATTTCCCTTATCATGTAGACAAAATCCATGATCTCGTCCATTGATATCAATAGCAGTATGAGAATCAACAGAGCTATGATAAACTCTGAATAATCTGGAAGAGACTGTACTACATGGGCAAAGGAGCCCATAGTTCCGTTTGCAGAGTGGGCCATATTTTCACCTGAATAAATCTTTGTCAATATAGAATAAAAAGATACCGATTATTCATCATGATTTATTATGATAATACATAATCCTACAATTCCTCTGCACAAAGTTACTTTTCATAACCATAAAAGCACAATCCGATATCTATTCCAAAAAAGCTTCTAAAAATAATCATAGCTGTTTTTTTATATAATAAGAAATATATTCACAGTAGACCCAACTTCTTTAATCACGGGTTGGATGTGAAAAAGAATGAGTTGTAGCAAACAATATTTAAAAAGATACAAAAGGATAACAATCCACGTATTTTTATTCGCTGCGATAATGCTGCTGATAAACCCAATAGCATCAGCGACATCTATCCAGAAGTTCAGTATAGATGGAAGAACATACGGAACCGGAGACTCAATGAGTATTACCGGCGAAATAGAAGATGGTAATGATACGGGAGAGGTCAAAATAATAATCTGGCCTACCGGATATGAATTCACAGACCCCGGGAACCAGACATCAAATAAGACCATCACGGCATCGGACGGAGATTTCTCAACTACGATGAATGCACCGGATACTACAGGCGACTATACAGTTGTTGCAGTAGACATAGAAACTGGTGTTGTCTCCCCTTATCTTTATATGACAGTCGTAGGAATTGATGAACCTCAAACAATCGAAGTGATCTTTACTGAGGGCGAGATCATCAGTGTTCCATTGTCTGCCGATCATGGGATAAATGGATCCCTTAACCAGAGCAAGACAGGAGGAACGGCTCTTCTTGGAAGTACCACATATTACTTCCTGGTATCTGATGAAGAAATCGCCTATGTTGATGATGATCCTGATATGAACCTCGGTTCTGACAGCAATGGCATGAATGTCATAGGAAATCTTGTAGAGGGCTCCAAGATCAAACTAAACGGGATCGGATATAAATTTGTAAACATCAACATGGAAAATGGAATTACACTGGCACAGACAGTCACACCAAGCTTCACAGGCGGAGAAAGTGCCAATGTCACAATTCTTGCACTCAATGCCAGCGGAGTACCCATCGAAGGTACGATCACAGTTGAGAATCTGAAAGATGACGGTACATCCATATCCAGCATGGAGCTCATGACAGATTCCATGGGACTTAATACATCTACAATGGATGTTTCAAGCACTGCAGGAACTTACCACCTGGTAGCAGATGATATCGGACACATATCATACGTTGTAAACACAATGAACATGTTCGGTGACATGCTCTCAACAGAGGACATACCAAAACACACATTCGCCCGTGGCGAAACAATAGCACCGGTGGTCTATCTCACAAACCTCAGTACCGGAGAACCAATTTCCACTGCGACAGTAACTGCTGAGATCAGATGTAAGAACAATGCCTCCTATCTCAACGAAAT
The sequence above is a segment of the uncultured Methanolobus sp. genome. Coding sequences within it:
- a CDS encoding YcaO-related McrA-glycine thioamidation protein, with amino-acid sequence MPEINIDRSVHFMEGTQRVLDENSTLEKTKDKLKSIGVTRIASITDLDRLGIPVFSAIRPSAAEGAISVYSGKGNTETQARISSMMEGFERCLAEKSGINENVKDEIKSIHLVDSYDNITKENNAVNPPTLLISENYNPKALIEWVQGWDLLKNEETFVPGNSVYHPYEAPGRTLKLFRSNTNGLAAGNTVEEAIFHGLLEVIERDALSIAEFNRNPGKEIILTEEDGENYEILRKFTDNEVDVKLWALPHDTEITTVVATTDDIRLKDAALLVMGAGAHLNPVIAVRRALTEAAQSRVVQIHGAREDTEREKFVREIGYDRIKRMNIYWYEDGEKTSTSELKDMSRTSPAESIDVIIEQLKKVTDSAVVVDLSRESVAVPVVRVVIPTFEMYTLDRERVGKRAKSSSRKKMAPQDRPWRKGRGR
- a CDS encoding TfuA-related McrA-glycine thioamidation protein codes for the protein MNNRSEVLVFAGSSISHEDASKILDVTYWPPISRGDIGKAASEGYKIIGIIDGIFFSRAAAAHKEIINVMREGVTVIGGCSMGALRASELDIHGMEGVGTIYEWYRDGVIEDDDEVAVATNPDTFEAVSSPMVNIRETLKAASSADIIDDEECRLITQLAKKTHYTERSYFGISRTAEKEGIISKEKAESLLQFCRENERDIKREDAILVLEKIKEIISQ
- a CDS encoding metal ABC transporter permease, which codes for MLEILQYDFMRNAILAAILASIACGIIGVYVVVKKIVFISGGITHASFGGIGIGYFLGINPLFGLIPFSLLSAIVMGLVSKRTKVAEDTAIGILWSLGMAIGIILIYWTPGYAPDLMTYLFGNILTVPMSDIYLMLGLDVVIIFMVYAYYKHFMALCFDEEFTKVSGLSAEKLYLLLLCLIALTVVLLIKVVGIILIIALLTMPASLSRHYTNNLGKMMYLSIIFGILFSLAGLYLSYLFDAPSGATIILAMSTVYILHFLYDGLKPKIASQK
- a CDS encoding ABC transporter ATP-binding protein, producing the protein MENVIDLKDVWVNYDGVKVLESVNLTVKDRDFLAIIGPNGGGKSTLLKVILGLIKPDKGSVTLLGGRPTKTRKDVGYVPQYHSSNLDFPITVWDVVLMGRLSHKRPLQRYNEDDRNAALEALKKVGMLDFKDRQIGELSGGQKQRVFIARSLVTKPKLLILDEPSTGIDSRMQKEFYELLNKLKSEIAIVMVTHDISAVSIYVDKIGCLNRKFHYHDDKEISPHDLEVSYQCPVELIAHGVPHRVLKEH
- a CDS encoding zinc ABC transporter substrate-binding protein, producing the protein MKIMKMLLAAFVLIGVVLTAGCVDEQSTSDANSGNVVVGISILPQQEFVEKIAGDSVEVVVMVPPGADPHSYEPTPSQLTALSKAKMYAMVGSGITVEENMMGKLADLNPDMLIVDCSEGITLLEMEAHEHEGEEEADGAEEEHDNAGTDPHIWTSPDNVEVMVENIYQGLVEIDPDNQEIYLANKNAYLAELNTLDEQIQNTLEGKEGSSFMVYHPAWGYFANHYGLTEVSVEIEGKEPSVKDMQSVIDLANEKGIKVIFVQSGFSTVSAEAIANEIGGEVVAVDPLAKDYIDNLAKVAEAFEKGLA
- a CDS encoding metal-dependent transcriptional regulator codes for the protein MQEITGLELSPKKVEYLKFLLKKGDLVKTTDISTELNVDPSTTTKTINDLSGSGYVDHVPYRGVRLTEMGREFAEFFVNRHNILSLMLSHYGLSSEDACAEVSRFEAFVSKEAIDIICGAMGHPTISVCGRIKHSSCNLH